The Carassius auratus strain Wakin chromosome 21, ASM336829v1, whole genome shotgun sequence sequence gTATAATTTGTTAACTTTATCAGTTAATatggtgtttttttaatgatctggTCTTACTGAGTTTCATGATACTTCATGttcatttaatgcaattaaataaaacggTCCATTCGCCAAGGGACCCCCTCAAGTACGGGGCCCGGTGTGACCACACCTGTTGCAACCCCCTAAGGACGGCCCTGGTGAGAGACAAAGAGATATCAGGGCAAAGACACTGAAAATGTAAATAGGAGTGAAGATGCAATTCAGGAGAGATCTTTTCATTATTCTGCATGTCAACAGCCTAAGGATTTTTCATGTGATGGTCATATCTGTGTTATAGAATTAGTTTGGGTGTATAGGATGGCAGGAGCCAAAAGACAACAATTGAACACGTTgtatatctttattattttgaaCCTAAAGGATACACAATCAAAAATACTCAAGGCTTTGCTACATCTAACTAACAACAGCACAAGATTTcaaaaatccatttttttttctgacaacgaatataaaaatggaaaaagagCAGACTAGTGACCAAACATAGCAGAAAATCAAGCTTTGGCAGGAATTCAGATGAGACATTTCACCAAATCATCTCAAGAGTCCAAGGTTTCGCCTCTGGTTTAATGCAAGCATAGACGCCAGCTAAAGCAAGTCGCAAAGCTCTAAACACCTCCATCCATTGAGAAACCGTGAGAATATTACAATGTGTCTGACGAACATACACACCATGGGTAATTGCTCTCATGAGTTATTTACATCGAGGTTCAAAGTAGGAACCATAACATTCTGTACATTTACAATATGttcttttgccattttatttttgGCCTATatcaatatttcaataatatgtTGTAACAGGTGGTACATAAAAATTAGTCTAACAAGTAGGTTGTCTGTTTTCATATTCTAATGTGAGagcatgtatgtatattttctgCTGTTTCAGAAGTAAAAGCACAAAACTCTCTGTTTTATCATGCCTTTCAAGATTGTTGTTACCTAACTACAATAAGGGGCGTATGGATATTCTGTTTCCATAATGGGTCATTGACACTCACAGACATTGTGGGGAAACCTCTTGACAAGATAGCAGAGTCATGCCTTTGTACAAACAATTGTtgagtattaaatacaaaaaaaaaggtacaacaaaaataattaataataaataataataaaaaaattaaataaagattaaaactACGCAGCTAAAAAATTAAACACTGGACATGAACGAAACAAATGAGCCGTTGGAAATATTGGgggattagggaattgcatgatGAAGGATGATGACAAATCTTTAAAAAGCAGCGTGGAAAATCTCATTGGCTATCTGTGTTGGGAGGCTTGACATCATGTTGGGCACCTCCAGCGGGAAGCCATGGAGAAACGGAGCGGGAGGTGGTCTGCTTGGCCATGCTGTAGTGGCTGATGACGGTGTAAAAGCGGCCGCGGCTGTTGGCATCCTGGGCGGTGTAGTAGGCCTCCAGTGAGGCAGGGATGCAGCGCTTGTGCTGttggaaaaaaatagaaatatgcaACATTAGAGCTATGAATTGTGACTCCAAATTTATCATCAGCATAAGAACAAGATTATCATTTAAATGCTTCAATGGAACAAATGTGCATCAAGCATATTGCTATTATTCTGTCATCATAGATTAATGTACTAATCATTTAAGAAAGTATATCAAGTGTCTTTATATGTGTTTTCATAATAACTTCATGTGTGTTTGAAATAGTGTTAATATGTGTTTCAATtacattaaactaaaatatacttatttccatttaaaattgtatgtcatgattttatgtacatttataattacacatcTGTAATGACAAAGATGCaattaactaaaaaatatatataactttaagtGTAacattcagtaacactttagttaAATCATAATCAAGAATGACActgaaatatgatttaaaatgaactttaaattaaaaattttaatttggcTATCACAAAGTGCACTTATAGTTACAAAAGTGTACAAAGTGGTCTTTTAATTCTGCTTTTTTTTGgcctttaatattattaaattttgtCTAAAAACAAAGTGAGCATAAATATGATTTTGAATAACTATGAATTTTACAgcagtatatatttacagtatttctcTACGTAACTGCATTTATACATAACATCTGACAGtaggattattcttatttttagtcAAATTAAACAACCATTACAGAgagaatttaattttaattttatacactgtttaaatggtttattaaatgAAGAACATGAAGAAATTGAGACATTTTGTGTTCATCTATTTACCTTATACACAAAGCCATCAGGGCAGGTGTGGTCATAGGTAAACGCTTTGTACACCACCAGAAACACTATGCAGGCCAGAAAGGCCAAGGCAAGTATGATGAGGATGG is a genomic window containing:
- the LOC113038338 gene encoding neuronal vesicle trafficking-associated protein 2-like, which produces MVKLGSNLQEKGAKAVSVEDGFQNVPLITPLDVTNLQYQAPDKVVVKTRTEYQTEQKNKAKLKVPKVEEFTISVSDGVSERLKVTILIILALAFLACIVFLVVYKAFTYDHTCPDGFVYKHKRCIPASLEAYYTAQDANSRGRFYTVISHYSMAKQTTSRSVSPWLPAGGAQHDVKPPNTDSQ